The sequence CTTAGACGCAGCGCAGACGACTATGTCGAGTGCCTTGCCTTCGGCGCATAGCGATCTTATCTGTGGGCAATTCACATAGACGAGCCCTGTCAGGACGACCGCTGCGAGCGCCGCAATAGTGGTGCTTCCTGCTTGCATACCGTCCTCCACGGGACGCGCCGTACTGGATTCGAACCGGTGACCAACGGATAAAAATCCGTTGCTCTACCTTCGGAGCTCAAGACCCGAAAGAGACCTTGCCCGGCCGACGCTCAGTTCGCGCAACTGCTGAATTTCGATTTTCCGGCCTCCAGATGCAGTCGTATCAGTCTTCGGAAGTTTAAGCGTGAGCACCCTCCAATGTCGAACGGCGCGTCGATGTGATCGACGTCCACACGGTATGGTCCGCATAGTGGTCGGAGCGCTGATCCGACCCAGATGCGAACTTGAACAGAATTCAAGATCACAACCCTGATGCAGCGCAGGGGGGCTCATGCTGTCGTGCCGCTGCTGTTCAGGCTCTCTAGCGCCTTCTTCAGGCGTTCCTCCTGATCGTTCGTGAGAGACGTCTTTAATATCTTTCCGCCGAAAGGCTTCAGCTCTGGGAGGACCTTGTCGAAATTCACGCGACGCACGAGGATGAAGAGCGCCGACGAACCCGGCTCAATATTCTGGCCCGTCGAACGCATGAAATCGTCATCGATTCCATAGTCCGAGAGCGCGCCCGACAACGCGCCCGTGCTAGCACCGATGGCCATGCCCGTTGCCAGCCCGACGAGCGGATTGAGCAACATCAGCCCAACCAGCGCGCCAAACATACCGCCCCAAGCCGCACCGCTGAGCGCGCCGATCTTGACTAGATCGACGGCTTGCTTGAGGTGTACCTTGCCCTTTGCGCTACGGACCACGATGCAGGCATCCTCAAGGTCGATCAGGTGCTCCTTTTGCATCTGCTGGAGCTTGGTCAACACCTGGTCGGCCGTGTCTTCGCCTTTGAAGCTTACAACGACTAGATCGCTCATCGATTTGCTCCTTTCTCTGGGAAATAGGCCGAGGCCCTTCCGCGGCAAGACGGTTGAATTCATGCCCAGCGCAACGCGCAAGCCGGTCGACCGCGCCGCAAAGCAGCGGCGGTGCCAGCCAGCCTTGCGTGTCCCGGCCGGCCCGCACCGTCGGATGTTGACGGGGCCATTGATGCGATGACTATGACATCAAGACTAGGTTCTTGCCGGGTGCACTTCTTCCTCATTCCTGCGAAGACGTGTCGGATCTCTGCGCTCCTGCTGCGCGGATTTCAGATGTGAACGTACGGCAGCATTCCGAAAAAATTGCGCAGGCGCAGGGAAGAAAATCG comes from Paraburkholderia dioscoreae and encodes:
- a CDS encoding DUF1269 domain-containing protein, whose amino-acid sequence is MSDLVVVSFKGEDTADQVLTKLQQMQKEHLIDLEDACIVVRSAKGKVHLKQAVDLVKIGALSGAAWGGMFGALVGLMLLNPLVGLATGMAIGASTGALSGALSDYGIDDDFMRSTGQNIEPGSSALFILVRRVNFDKVLPELKPFGGKILKTSLTNDQEERLKKALESLNSSGTTA